ACTTCCCGTCCATTGTCCAGCATTCCCCGACGCGGTAATATTCCCCGATCGCCTCGTGCTGCGACGGCAACAGGGGGGAGCAGTGAAGTCACTTCCCCTGATGTGGTCAAACCCGAAAAAGATAATTCTCCAACCGAGAAACCACAGGCGATTTCTGAACTCGTGGGCGGATTAGGTGATACCTTAGCGCAGTTACGTGATTTAGTTGAAATTCCCCTAAAACGTCCTGATATTTTAGTTAAATTAGGGCTAGAACCACCTAAAGGCGTTCTGCTCGTTGGTCCCCCCGGTACTGGCAAAACTCTAACGGCGCGATCGCTGGCAACTCTGTTGGGCGTAAATTACATTGCGATCGTGGGGCCAGAAATCATTAGTAAATACTATGGGGAAGCCGAAACTCGGTTGCGACAGGTTTTCGAGAAAGCAGCAAAATCTTCACCCTGTTTGATTTTTATCGATGAAATTGATGCTCTCGTTCCCAATCGCGCCAATGTCGAAGGAGAAGTGGAAAAGCGTCTCGTAGCACAATTACTAGGCTTAATGGATGGATTTGCCGAGACTAAAGGCGTAATCGTGTTAGCCGCTACCAATCGCCCCGATGCGATCGATCCTGCCCTCCGTCGTCCCGGCCGATTTGATCGCGAGATTATTTTCCCCATACCCGACCGCCATGCACGGCGTGAAATTCTGGAAATCCATACGCGATCGATGCCTTTGACTGATGATGTGGATTTAGATGAGATTGCTGATCGCGCCTATGGTTATGTGGGAGCAGATATTAAGGGACTTTGCCAAGTGGCGGCGACTAATGCTTTGCGGCGACAAGTAACCAGTGTGGCGGATATTCCTGAAAACCTTGATGTGAATCGTGCCGATTTTGAATTTGCGTTAAAGCAGGTTCACCCCGCCGTATTGCGATCGCTGCAAATTCAAGTTCCTACTGTGCAATGGGCTGAAATCGGTGGACTGGCGAAAGTTAAGCAAACCCTTCAAGAAGCGGTAGCAGGCGCATTAGTTGATCCTGCACTCTATGCCCATACCCGTGCTAAGGCAACCCGTGGAGTATTACTCTATGGCCCCCCAGGGACAGGCAAGACTTTACTGGCTAAAGCGATCGCCACTCAAGCCCAAGCAAATTTTATTGCGGTTGCGGGTTCGGAACTGCTAACGAAATGGGTGGGAGCTTCCGAACAATCGATTAGACAGTTATTTGCTCAAGCACGTCAGGCGGCTCCCTGCGTCATATTTATTGATGAGATCGATACGCTTGCACCTGCAAGGGGGAGCTATCAAGGTGACAGTGGTGTGAGCGATCGCGTGATTGGTCAGTTACTAACTGAGCTGGATGGCTTGCAATCGGCTGAAGGACTATTGGTAATTGGCGCAACCAATCGCCGTGATTTTATCGATCCTGCACTATTGCGATCGGGTCGCATCGAATTGCATATGATGGTCGATTTACCAGATCGCGACAGCCGCAGTTCGATTTTAGAAGTACATAATCGCGATCGCCCCCTTGATGATCATCTTAATTTAGATGTTTGGGCTGACCGTACCGAAAATTGGAATGGAGCCGATCTCGCTTTTCTAAGTAATCGCGCCGCTATTTTTGCAATCCGTCGTCATCAGCGTGATGCTTCTAATCTGCTTGAAAATCTCAAGATTACCAGTGAAGATTTTGAGCAAGCTTTTGCCGAACTTCTCGAACAACGGAATTAACGTCAGTTCGACGAAAGCGAAAAATGGGAAGAATCGCTAAGCGATTCTTCCCATTTTTCGCCATTTGCATCATGCGAAGCAAGACGAAAATGCCGATATAGAACTCACGTTAAATATAGAAGACGCAAAGCGTCTTGATAATTTTTAGCCTTCTTTGTTGATGAAAGGCAACAAAGCAACTACACGAGCTTGCTTAATCGCTGTGGTCAATGCGCGTTGCTGCTTTGCAGTTAAACCTGTAATACGACGAGGCAAGATTTTGCCTCGTTCGGTGATGTACTTACGCAGTAATTCGACATCTTTATAGTCGATTTTGGCAGCAGGCGCGATCGGAGAGAGGCGCTTACGATAAAAAGAGGAGTTCATTGCCATGATTGGGATTACGCGGTTTTGGTGATTGGGTTAAGGGACTATTTGATTTCTTTGTGAACAGTGTGGGAGTTGCAATGGGGACAGAACTTTTTGAGTTCTAACCTTGCGGTGGTATTACGACGATTTTTCATGGTCGTATAACGAGATACACCAGGCGATCGCTTATTGGCATTGGAGCGACATTCGGTGCACTCTAGTGTAATAACGAGACGGACACCTTTGTTTTTAGCCATTTTTTTAGTTGTAAGATTACTTAAAAGTGCGATCTACAATTGTTACACAAAAACAATCAAAATCTCAATTTAAATTTAAAAAAATCAGCAACTCTCACTATAGTTGTCGCCATTCTTATTAGGACATAAAACCCAAGTAGTGTGAGGCGGTGCTTCACACTACTTGAGTTTTGATTTGTCCTGATACAGGTGGCTATGGCTATATTGAACTCACGTTATATAGCCATTTGCGGCGTGCTTCGCACGCCGCAAATGGCGAAAAATGGTAAGCATCGCTAAGCGATGCTTACCATTTTTCGCTTTCGTCGAACTGACGTTAAATAAAGGCGGCGCGAAGCGCCGCCTTTATTTATTTGGGTTTAATGTCCTAAGCAAAGCTCTTATTGCTATAAAAAAAGCAATTTTAGTGTTTCCATTGCCTTCGGCGCTGGAAACACTAAAATTGCCATATTGAGAATTGCTGGGTATTTTCCCTTAATCACTACCTGTAATCGCAATAGTTTAAAATGCAGACAATCTTAAAATTTCTTTAACAGTTTTGTTTCGCATGATCGAGCCGCCCCAGTCAGTATTTGAGCAGTCAGAGCCACCCTTTACCAAGTTTCGTAAGGCGATCGCCAACAAGGAATTTCTAATCACGGCGGAGGTGTCGCCACCCAAGGGCAGTGACCCCACCCATATGCTCGAACAAACGCGATCGCTCAAAGGGCGCGTTCATGGGGTGAATATTACCGATTCCAGTCGGGCGGTGATGAGTATGAGTCCTGTCGCTGCATCAGTATTGA
This genomic stretch from Pseudanabaena galeata CCNP1313 harbors:
- the rpsR gene encoding 30S ribosomal protein S18, yielding MNSSFYRKRLSPIAPAAKIDYKDVELLRKYITERGKILPRRITGLTAKQQRALTTAIKQARVVALLPFINKEG
- the rpmG gene encoding 50S ribosomal protein L33 codes for the protein MAKNKGVRLVITLECTECRSNANKRSPGVSRYTTMKNRRNTTARLELKKFCPHCNSHTVHKEIK
- a CDS encoding AAA family ATPase is translated as MSNDKDSFKDKFAFKVEGFESLVDDVKQLLNLDQLIDLAQKLDEKQKSGEIHTEVNVTSRPLSSIPRRGNIPRSPRAATATGGSSEVTSPDVVKPEKDNSPTEKPQAISELVGGLGDTLAQLRDLVEIPLKRPDILVKLGLEPPKGVLLVGPPGTGKTLTARSLATLLGVNYIAIVGPEIISKYYGEAETRLRQVFEKAAKSSPCLIFIDEIDALVPNRANVEGEVEKRLVAQLLGLMDGFAETKGVIVLAATNRPDAIDPALRRPGRFDREIIFPIPDRHARREILEIHTRSMPLTDDVDLDEIADRAYGYVGADIKGLCQVAATNALRRQVTSVADIPENLDVNRADFEFALKQVHPAVLRSLQIQVPTVQWAEIGGLAKVKQTLQEAVAGALVDPALYAHTRAKATRGVLLYGPPGTGKTLLAKAIATQAQANFIAVAGSELLTKWVGASEQSIRQLFAQARQAAPCVIFIDEIDTLAPARGSYQGDSGVSDRVIGQLLTELDGLQSAEGLLVIGATNRRDFIDPALLRSGRIELHMMVDLPDRDSRSSILEVHNRDRPLDDHLNLDVWADRTENWNGADLAFLSNRAAIFAIRRHQRDASNLLENLKITSEDFEQAFAELLEQRN